TATTAGAGCATGCGCAGACGATTATCAGTTATGTCTGCACCCTCACGGAGATCTTCCAAATACTTGTTCCAGACCTCATTCTGACGGTTCTGAGTTAGACTCAGATACAAGGCATCATAGCTGGCTATGTAAGCTGCTTCATCAAAATCACTCCGAGCATTCAAGCGCACAATGACTGAGCCCCGAGGGGTGTCAAAAACCGGAGAGATATTACCAATTTCAGCATTTGCAAGAAAACCAAAGATCTCCTGGTAACGACCAAGCCCCCTGATGCTTGCATTACCCTGTGCTCCCTCAACTACTTGATGCAAAAGACCCTCACGACCCTCGATCTGAACAGTGGACCAGTCGCTATCTGCATTTAAACTGGCTAGCAGATCGTCAGCGACAGATTTAGCCATCGCCTGTTTTTTCTGATTGGTAACATTGCGTTTGATGGTCACCTTTGCTTGATCATAAGGACGGTCACCAGCAGGTATTATCTCAGATAACTGGAATATTGCAAGATGATTATCATTTTGCAAAACTTTGCTGTGAGCCCCTATCTCAGAGAGATAAGCGAAGCGAACAGCAGACTGGAAGGATCCAAGTCCGGAGATATAAGTATCCTTTTGAAGAAGCTTATTGGACTTGCGCGCTGCCATTCCGAGTGAATCAACAGCCTGGTCAAATCCAATCTCATCTGCCAGAAATTCCAGATTCTTCAGGTCTCGTCTGATTTTGTCGCGAGTGGTTTCGCTGGGTCGTATCTCCACCAGAATATGACGGGCTTCAACCTCTGGAGTACCGTTCTCCACCCGGTTGGCTTCAACCTTGATCAGATGATAACCAAATTGAGTTAATACTGGACCAACAATTTCACCAACGGGAGCTGAAAAAGCAGCTTTTTCAAATGGAGGAGCCATTTTACCCTTGCCAAACCAACCGAGGTATCCACCATTGGGACCTGTCGGTCCTTCTGAATGAATCTCAGCCATTGATTCGAAACTGGCACCATTAAGGATCTCATCTTTCACATCATTGATCAAATTGAGAGCCCGGGTTGTGTCTGAATTCGTTGCTTTAATCTCGGTTGAAATGATGTTCAGGAAACGGGTTTCTTCCTGCTGAAAATCATCAAGATTCAGATCATAGTAATTTTGCAATTCAGCTTCTGAAACTTCAGTCTCATTGTCTTTCCAGAGGGAATTCTTTACAAAAAGATATTCCATGTCATAGATGACCTCATTACGCATGTATTCAGCACGGACCTCAGCCTCTGATACCTGAGTCGTGGCAATTACTTTTTGCTGAAGTTTTTCCACTGGAACAATGGCAGCGACCTGTTGACGCATGGCAGCAAAGAAATTGGCTGCTTCTGGAGCGTTGACTGCCTCCTGGTAGGCATTGTAGTCGAATTCGCCTGTTTCAGACATAAAGTACTGTTGGATAGTGGGGTGGACGTTCTCGGTAAAAAAGTATTTGATCTCATCGGGGGAAACATGAATGCCCTGTTCCTCAATGGTCTGACGAATAAGGATCTGAGTCACCATGGTCTCCCAGATCTGATCTGTCATTTGAATCATCTGTTGTTCATTGGGCTCAATACTATTTCTTTGTCTGAAATTTTCCCGCTCATTTTGCAAGGAACGCATGAAGTTCTCACGGGTCAGTTCCTCACCATTCACCGTAGTAAAGACGTTGGATTGATTACCACCGATAAGATCTGTAATATCGGCTCCTCCAACCAATCCACCGACACTCATGGTTAGCACGAAAACAACGACTAGAAAGATCATAATCCCAGCCATGTTGTCCCGCATTTTGTTCATCACACCCATGTTGTTGTTCCTCCTGCGCTCACTATAGCGTATACAATTATTTGGATTAAAAAAAGCCGCCCAATATAGTTTGACACACAAGGGGTTGCAAGGGTGTCAAAGGGTGAATTGGGCTATTCTGAATTATGGTTGATACGCAGGTCACATGTCGTATTGCACACTTCCTTCACTGACAAATATTAGTAATACCATATTCACTTCAAAATGAGCCATAACTCCTGCATCTTTTCCATTTTCACTTTACTTCGATGAACTCAGCATAACACACTTAAAATGTTCACCATAGCTTCGCACTACATGCTACGCCTTGACAAGCAGCTATGCCTGCCTAAGCCGAAGTCGGTCCCCACGCAGGCAGGCT
The sequence above is drawn from the Candidatus Neomarinimicrobiota bacterium genome and encodes:
- a CDS encoding SurA N-terminal domain-containing protein; the encoded protein is MGVMNKMRDNMAGIMIFLVVVFVLTMSVGGLVGGADITDLIGGNQSNVFTTVNGEELTRENFMRSLQNERENFRQRNSIEPNEQQMIQMTDQIWETMVTQILIRQTIEEQGIHVSPDEIKYFFTENVHPTIQQYFMSETGEFDYNAYQEAVNAPEAANFFAAMRQQVAAIVPVEKLQQKVIATTQVSEAEVRAEYMRNEVIYDMEYLFVKNSLWKDNETEVSEAELQNYYDLNLDDFQQEETRFLNIISTEIKATNSDTTRALNLINDVKDEILNGASFESMAEIHSEGPTGPNGGYLGWFGKGKMAPPFEKAAFSAPVGEIVGPVLTQFGYHLIKVEANRVENGTPEVEARHILVEIRPSETTRDKIRRDLKNLEFLADEIGFDQAVDSLGMAARKSNKLLQKDTYISGLGSFQSAVRFAYLSEIGAHSKVLQNDNHLAIFQLSEIIPAGDRPYDQAKVTIKRNVTNQKKQAMAKSVADDLLASLNADSDWSTVQIEGREGLLHQVVEGAQGNASIRGLGRYQEIFGFLANAEIGNISPVFDTPRGSVIVRLNARSDFDEAAYIASYDALYLSLTQNRQNEVWNKYLEDLREGADITDNRLRML